A stretch of the Arvicanthis niloticus isolate mArvNil1 chromosome 17, mArvNil1.pat.X, whole genome shotgun sequence genome encodes the following:
- the Mab21l4 gene encoding protein mab-21-like 4, which yields MPGSEMPAPCVFAPDMAEQVPLWHHYLLAIQSRESPRVQDYQRAENILLTVLERAHALDSRFIVDYSRDLEAFQFALRSSEDPLDVEVPLRVDSEALLIEESETTEPGDGPAICRLGVLKEASGLEPLMTDDIFSVSSEDRDKCCGHIVPSKVLRVLKDLLVAAVVHCKHHRLIPPGSLNAASLKEGQMRLSLLVSSGWRKIRFNVVPVVTKKHRVPALEGVQLKLGFPEGTLKRIASHGVDLVPADAQHWRISTGYLLSRLLDALGSLPGHRLDSLSILDRVNLESWGGGSQNHGLTFDHLKTVLLWASTLFPAPEDWADLQGSVYRQLVVLLCCLATRNLPHFLYPECNLLQDSGLDLGGIYQRVEHFASQPEESLRIHVTHLGHSRPPRIDNGVKALLQLPASDPTYWATAYFDFLLDKFQVFNIQDKDRISAMQNIFQKTKTMGSENS from the exons ATGCCTGGCTCAGAGATGCCTGCTCCCTGTGTCTTTGCTCCAGACATGGCCGAGCAGGTGCCCCTGTGGCATCACTACCTGCTGGCCATCCAGTCACGGGAGTCGCCCCGTGTCCAGGActaccagagagcagagaatatcCTGCTTACTGTGCTGGAACGTGCCCATGCCTTGGATTCCCGCTTCATTGTTGACTACTCTCGAGATCTGGAAGCCTTCCAGTTTGCTCTGCGTTCCTCAGAGGACCCACTGGATGTGGAGGTGCCCCTGAGGGTGGACTCTGAGGCTCTCCTGATTGAGGAGTCAGAAACCACTGAGCCAGGGGATGGCCCGGCAATCTGTCGACTGGGTGTCCTCAAGGAGGCATCTGGCTTGGAGCCATTGATGACTGATGATATCTTCAGTGTCTCCTCAGAGGACAGAGACAAGTGCTGTGGCCACATTGTACCCAGTAAAGTCCTGCGTGTCCTCAAAGATCTTCTGGTGGCTGCCGTTGTACATTGCAAGCACCACAGGCTCATTCCACCAG GTTCACTAAATGCTGCCAGCCTGAAGGAAGGGCAGATGCGCCTGTCCCTGCTGGTGTCCAGTGGCTGGAGGAAGATTCGCTTCAACGTTGTCCCCGTGGTGACGAAGAAGCACAGGGTGCCGGCCTTGGAGGGGGTCCAGTTGAAGCTTGGATTTCCTGAGGGCACCTTGAAAAGAATTGCCAGCCACGGGGTGGACCTGGTACCAGCTGATGCCCAGCATTGGAG GATCTCCACTGGCTACCTGCTCAGTCGCCTGCTTGATGCACTAGGCTCCCTCCCTGGCCACCGCCTGGACAGCCTCTCCATTCTCGACCGTGTAAACCTTGAGAGCTGGGGAGGTGGCAGCCAGAACCATGGCCTAACTTTTGACCACCTGAAG ACAGTGCTGCTATGGGCCTCTACATTGTTCCCAGCACCAGAGGACTGGGCAGACCTGCAGGGCTCAGTGTACCGCCAGCTGGTAGTCCTGCTCTGCTGCCTGGCTACCAGGAACCTGCCTCACTTCCTGTACCCGGAGTGCAACTTGCTGCAAGACAGTGGCCTGGACCTTGGCGGCATCTACCAACGAGTGGAACACTTCGCCAGCCAGCCCGAAGAGTCCTTACGAATCCATGTCACCCACCTGGGCCACAGCCGTCCACCACGCATCGACAATGGTGTCAAGGCTCTCCTGCAGCTCCCTGCCAGTGACCCTACCTACTGGGCCACCGCCTACTTTGATTTTCTGCTAGATAAG TTCCAGGTCTTTAACATCCAGGATAAGGACAGAATCTCAGCCATGCAGAACATCTTCCAGAAGACCAAGACCATGGGGAGTGAGAACAGCTGA